The following is a genomic window from Salinibacterium sp. UTAS2018.
TCGGTGAACGTTCGCACGACCTCGACGAGTTCCTCAGGGTTGATGGCTCGCTCGGACTCTGACGTTGTGACGTAGAAGCGGTTGGCGATCGGCGCAAGGGCTCCGACGATTCCGGCGGCATCCTTATCGTCGAGCACGGCGATCACGAAGGCGATGTCTTCGAAAGTGAAGTACTCCTTGAGCGCAGCGGCCAGCGCGGCAGCACCGTGAGGGTTGTGCGCGGCATCCACGATGACCGTCGGCTCGGCGCCAATCACCTGAAGACGACCGGGGGACGTTACCGTCGCGAGGCCTTCCGCAAGAACGTCGTGCACGAGCGCTTGCGAGCCCGCGCCCAAGAACGACTCGACGGCGGCAATGGCGAGAGCCGCGTTGTGACCCTGGAACTCGCCAAACAGCGGCATGAAGAGATCGGAGTACGTGCCTGCGATGCCGCGAACGGTAATCAACTGGCCGCCGACAGCAACGTCACTGCTCACGAGCTCGAAGGCATCGCCTTCTACGCTCATCGTGGACTCGGTGAGATCGGCAGCACGCTCAAGTTCGATTTGAGCATCCGCAGTCTGAATCGCCGAGACGATCGCGGCAGCAGGCTTGATGATTCCCGCCTTCGTGCGAGCGATCTCAGAAATTGTGGAACCCAAACGGTGAGTGTGGTCGAGCGCGATCGGGCTGAACACCGCAACCTGGCCGTCGGCGACATTCGTGGAATCCCACTCGCCGCCCATCCCAACCTCAAGAATGGCGACATCAACAGGGGCCTCGGCGAAGCTCGCGAAAGCGAGCACCGTGAGCGCCTCGAAGTAGGTCAGAGCCTCTTCACCTTTGGCAAGCAACTCGGCATCGACCATCAGCAGGAACGGGCGGATGTCGGCCCAGTTCTCGGCCAACGCGCGGTTAGAAATGGGGCGGCCGTCGATCACAATGCGCTCGTTGACGCGCACCAGGTGCGGACTCGTCATGAGCCCGGTGCGCAGCCCGTAAGCGCGCAAAATGCTCTCGGTAATGCGGCTCGTGCTCGTCTTGCCGTTCGTACCCGTGATGTGAATCACGGGGTAGGTGCGCTGCGGGTCTCCGATGAGCTCCACGGCACGACGAGTGGCTTCGAGCCGCGGCTGAGGCGCCTGCTCCCCCACACGGGCAAGCAATTCTTCGAAGACGTTCTCGGCATCCGTCTGGTATTCGGAGTCTTCGAGCTCGAAATCGGAGTCGTCGTCGATGTTGGTGCCTTCGAACCCGTCGGCGAAGGGGCTCAGGTCGGCGAGAGGATGCTCCGGGCCAAGCTCAGCGCGCTCTTCGTCGG
Proteins encoded in this region:
- a CDS encoding folylpolyglutamate synthase/dihydrofolate synthase family protein, translated to MSDRDDELGNDGQFDENGDPIEVELTDEERAELGPEHPLADLSPFADGFEGTNIDDDSDFELEDSEYQTDAENVFEELLARVGEQAPQPRLEATRRAVELIGDPQRTYPVIHITGTNGKTSTSRITESILRAYGLRTGLMTSPHLVRVNERIVIDGRPISNRALAENWADIRPFLLMVDAELLAKGEEALTYFEALTVLAFASFAEAPVDVAILEVGMGGEWDSTNVADGQVAVFSPIALDHTHRLGSTISEIARTKAGIIKPAAAIVSAIQTADAQIELERAADLTESTMSVEGDAFELVSSDVAVGGQLITVRGIAGTYSDLFMPLFGEFQGHNAALAIAAVESFLGAGSQALVHDVLAEGLATVTSPGRLQVIGAEPTVIVDAAHNPHGAAALAAALKEYFTFEDIAFVIAVLDDKDAAGIVGALAPIANRFYVTTSESERAINPEELVEVVRTFTDETTDFDTFAEAMELARSWAAENERRAVVVTGSITLVGEALAMAKAEGWKP